The following proteins are co-located in the Anas platyrhynchos isolate ZD024472 breed Pekin duck chromosome 1, IASCAAS_PekinDuck_T2T, whole genome shotgun sequence genome:
- the SLITRK6 gene encoding SLIT and NTRK-like protein 6: MKLWILTVYSVLVASDPFQSESSFSSVRGSCQSLCSCEEKDDTMIINCEERGIKMVSEVNVPPSRPFHLNLLNNGLTTLHVNDFAGLVNAISLHLGFNNIADIEPGAFSGLSLLKQLHINHNSLEILKEDTFNGLENLEFLQADNNFITVIEASAFSKLNRLKVLILNDNAIENLPPNVFRFVPLTHLDLRGNQLQTLPYVGFLEHIGRILDLQLEDNKWVCNCDLLQLKIWLENMPPQSIIGDVVCNNPPVIKGSILSRLKKESLCPTHPVNELEDPSGSLPLVVTTSIGDSHLSTKVIPILKAPTKESGLVLHTSKPTTQFPGIYCPIPCHCTSHMLSGVLMHCQERNIESLSDLGPPPTNPKKLILAGNIIQTLLKSDLVDYASLEMLHLGNNRIEILEEGSFMNMTRLQKLYLNGNHLTKLSQNLFLGLRHLEYLYLEYNAIKEVLPGTFNVMPKLKVLYLNNNLLQTLPPHIFSGVPLTRLNLKTNQFAHLPVSNVLDELDMLIQIELEDNPWDCTCDSVGLQKWIQKLSKNIMMGDIFCKSPGHLEKKELKSLNSEVLCPGLLNSPALPSHASFVVVTTSTTTTNTADTILRSLTDAVPLSVLILGLLIVFITIVFCAAGIVVLVLHRRRRCKKKQANEQMRDSSPVHLQYSMYGHKKTHHTTERPAAALYEQRMVTPVVQVYHSPSFSPKHMEQQEEGSEKVVNDSKHLRRSLLERENSSPLTGSNVKYKATDQSAEFLSFQDASCLYRNILEKERELQQLGITEYLRKNIVQLQPEMEVHYPGTHEELKLMETLMYSRPRKVFLEQTKNEYFELKANLHAEPDYLEVLEQQT; the protein is encoded by the coding sequence ATGAAGCTCTGGATTCTTACAGTATATTCAGTTCTGGTTGCATCTGACCCTTTCCAGTCAgagtcttctttttcttcagtcagAGGATCTTGTCAGAGTTTGTGTTCCTGTGAAGAAAAGGATGATACCATGATTATAAACTGTGAAGAAAGAGGCATCAAGATGGTATCAGAAGTAAATGTCCCACCATCACGGCCTTTCCATCTTAATCTGTTAAACAATGGCCTGACTACGTTACATGTGAACGATTTTGCTGGCCTTGTTAATGCTATCTCTCTACATCTTGGATTTAATAACATCGCAGATATCGAGCCTGGGGCTTTCAGTGGTCTCAGCCTTCTTAAGCAACTTCATATCAATCACAATTCTTTAGAAATACTAAAAGAAGATACATTTAATGGATTGGAAAATTTGGAGTTTCTTCAAGCAGACAACAATTTCATCACAGTGATTGAAGCAAGTGCCTTTAGCAAGCTCAACAGGCTTAAAGTGCTTATTTTGAATGATAATGCCATTGAGAATCTTCCTCCGAACGTATTTCGTTTTGTGCCATTGACCCATTTAGATCTCCGTGGAAACCAATTACAGACACTGCCGTATGTTGGCTTTTTAGAACACATTGGTAGAATACTAGACCTTCAGTTGGAAGACAATAAATGGGTCTGTAACTGTGATTTGCTTCAGCTGAAGATATGGCTCGAAAACATGCCTCCTCAGTCAATTATAGGTGATGTTGTTTGCAATAACCCTCCAGTTATCAAAGGCAGCATCTTAAGCCGGTTGAAGAAAGAGTCACTTTGTCCTACTCATCCTGTCAATGAACTTGAGGATCCTTCAGGGTCATTACCGTTGGTTGTAACCACCTCTATTGGTGATAGTCACCTATCAACTAAGGTCATTCCTATCCTGAAAGCTCCTACTAAAGAATCAGGTTTAGTGCTTCATACTTCAAAGCCAACTACTCAATTCCCAGGAATCTATTGTCCCATTCCCTGTCACTGCACCAGCCATATGCTCTCAGGAGTTCTCATGCACTGCCAAGAGCGAAATATTGAAAGCTTGTCTGATTTAGGACCTCCTCCTACAAATCCTAAAAAGCTTATTCTAGCTGGAAACATTATTCAGACATTACTGAAGTCAGATCTTGTGGACTATGCTAGCCTGGAAATGCTTCATCTGGGGAACAATCGTATTGAAATCCTTGAGGAAGGATCTTTTATGAATATGACTAGACTGCAGAAATTATATCTCAATGGCAATCATCTTACAAAGCTAAGTCAGAATCTCTTTCTTGGCCTTCGGCACCTTGAATACTTGTACCTTGAATATAATGCCATCAAAGAAGTTTTGCCGGGGACATTTAATGTGATGCCAAAACTTAAGGTCCTCTACTTAAATAACAACCTTCTGCAGACTTTACCACCCCATATCTTTTCAGGGGTTCCACTTACAAGATTAAACCTAAAAACAAACCAGTTTGCTCATTTGCCTGTGAGCAATGTCTTGGATGAACTGGATATGCTGATACAAattgaacttgaagacaaccCATGGGATTGTACCTGTGATTCAGTTGGGCTGCAAAAATGGATACAAAAGCTGAGTAAGAACATAATGATGGGTGATATTTTTTGTAAATCTCCAGGAcacctagaaaaaaaagaactgaaatctCTGAACAGTGAAGTATTGTGTCCAGGTTTATTAAACAGCCCTGCCCTACCATCTCATGCCAGTTTTGTGGTTGTGACAACTTCCACTACTACTACCAACACTGCAGACACAATCCTGCGGTCCCTTACAGACGCTGTCCCACTTTCTGTTCTAATACTAGGACTTCTAATTGTGTTTATAACTATCGTATTTTGTGCAGCAGGCATAGTTGTTCTTGTTCTGCATCGGCGGCGAAGATGTAAAAAGAAGCAAGCAAATGAACAAATGAGGGATAGTAGCCCAGTTCACCTCCAGTACAGCATGTATGGGCATAAGAAAACACACCACACAACGGAGCGCCCAGCTGCAGCTCTCTATGAGCAACGTATGGTTACTCCCGTGGTTCAGGTCTATCACAGCCCATCCTTCAGCCCCAAACACATGGAGCAACAAGAAGAAGGAAGTGAGAAAGTAGTTAATGATTCGAAACATCTCCGCAGAAGTCTCCTGGAAAGAGAGAATAGTTCACCTCTTACTGGTTCAAATGTCAAATATAAAGCTACAGATCAATCTGCtgaatttctgtcttttcaagATGCCAGCTGCTTGTATAGAAACATTcttgaaaaagagagagaactgcagcaactAGGGATCACAGAGTACCTACGAAAAAATATTGTCCAGCTCCAGCCTGAAATGGAAGTTCATTATCCTGGAACACATGAGGAACTGAAGTTAATGGAGACACTAATGTACTCCAGGCCAAGAAAAGTTTTTCTAGAACAAACTAAAAATGAGTATTTTGAACTCAAAGCTAATTTACATGCTGAGCCTGACTACCTGGAAGTCTTGGAGCAGCAAACATGA